The following coding sequences are from one Virgibacillus necropolis window:
- a CDS encoding L-threonylcarbamoyladenylate synthase has product MTHTVRWNLHDNEKINSKVIQEAARFLRDGMTVAFPTETVYGLGADATNEEAVGKIFEAKGRPADNPLIAHVATKEQLTDLVDNLPDSAGKLIDAFSPGPITFVLPSNGTCAKNVTAGLSTIAIRIPDHPIALQLLKEADIPVAAPSANISGKPSPTTADHVWFDLNEKISGLIDGGATGVGLESTVIDCTAEIPIILRPGGITMEQIKTVVGPVLVDLALASGNKPKAPGMKYTHYAPEAPLWLVEATVDKFQEIIDHEQKNGKKIGVMASYETASRVQADQIIQLGSRDDLSEVAINLYDALRAFKNANIDLILCEAFPEEGIGQAIMNRLQKAASSYIK; this is encoded by the coding sequence ATGACACATACAGTACGATGGAATCTACATGATAATGAAAAAATAAATAGTAAGGTTATACAAGAGGCAGCACGATTCCTAAGAGATGGGATGACTGTTGCTTTTCCCACTGAGACGGTATATGGATTAGGTGCAGACGCAACTAATGAAGAAGCGGTAGGTAAGATTTTTGAGGCAAAAGGTCGACCTGCGGATAATCCTTTAATTGCCCATGTTGCTACAAAAGAACAATTAACAGATCTTGTGGATAACTTACCCGATTCTGCAGGGAAGCTGATTGACGCTTTTTCTCCAGGTCCAATCACATTTGTTTTACCAAGTAACGGTACATGCGCAAAAAATGTAACTGCTGGTTTATCCACAATTGCTATTCGGATTCCAGATCATCCAATAGCTTTACAATTGTTAAAAGAAGCGGATATTCCTGTCGCAGCGCCAAGTGCTAATATTTCAGGAAAGCCAAGTCCAACAACTGCTGATCATGTATGGTTTGATTTAAATGAAAAAATTAGTGGCCTAATTGATGGTGGTGCGACTGGCGTTGGTTTGGAGTCAACCGTAATTGATTGCACCGCTGAAATTCCTATAATCCTTCGCCCAGGTGGAATTACGATGGAACAAATTAAAACGGTCGTTGGACCGGTTCTAGTTGATCTCGCATTAGCAAGCGGCAATAAACCAAAGGCGCCTGGCATGAAATATACCCACTATGCGCCAGAAGCTCCATTATGGTTAGTGGAAGCAACTGTGGATAAGTTTCAGGAGATTATTGATCATGAACAAAAAAATGGAAAAAAAATTGGTGTGATGGCAAGTTATGAAACAGCCAGCAGGGTTCAAGCAGATCAAATAATTCAACTAGGATCTCGTGATGATCTCTCGGAAGTTGCTATTAATCTTTACGATGCATTGCGGGCCTTTAAAAATGCAAATATTGACCTTATTTTATGTGAAGCCTTCCCTGAAGAAGGTATTGGACAGGCAATTATGAACCGTTTACAAAAAGCAGCTAGTTCCTATATAAAGTAA
- a CDS encoding thymidine kinase: protein MYVMKQSGWVEVICGSMFSGKSEELIRRVRRATYANLSVRVFKPALDSRYAKDSVVSHNGTSTIARPVNNSQEILDHIDSNVDIIGIDEVQFFDESVVEVADELANKGIRVIIAGLDTDFRGEPFGPMPKLMALSESVTKLNAICPVCGSPASRTQRLINGKPASYDDPVILVGASESYEPRCRHHHKVPGKPSNPILKTLSKLAK from the coding sequence ATGTACGTAATGAAACAAAGTGGTTGGGTAGAAGTGATTTGCGGTAGTATGTTTTCAGGCAAATCAGAGGAATTAATTCGACGCGTCCGCCGCGCAACGTACGCTAACTTATCTGTACGTGTTTTTAAACCTGCGTTAGACAGTCGATATGCAAAGGATTCAGTTGTTTCCCACAATGGAACTTCCACCATTGCAAGACCTGTAAATAATTCACAAGAAATTCTTGATCATATAGATAGTAACGTGGACATCATTGGAATTGATGAGGTTCAATTTTTTGATGAAAGTGTTGTTGAGGTAGCGGACGAGCTTGCAAATAAAGGTATTCGCGTGATCATTGCTGGTCTTGATACTGATTTTCGCGGGGAACCGTTTGGACCAATGCCGAAGTTGATGGCGCTAAGTGAATCGGTTACAAAGTTAAACGCCATTTGCCCTGTTTGTGGATCACCAGCAAGCCGGACGCAGCGCTTAATTAATGGGAAACCAGCTTCATATGATGATCCAGTTATATTGGTCGGTGCTTCAGAATCATATGAACCGAGATGTCGTCATCACCACAAGGTCCCAGGTAAACCCAGTAACCCCATTTTAAAAACACTATCAAAATTAGCTAAGTAA
- the prmC gene encoding peptide chain release factor N(5)-glutamine methyltransferase translates to MEKIIKQYEVLQWASLFLEKHHREIHVGELLLQHYLDMSRSSFFANMRETLPVDIVDKFKESIVLHAETGIPIQHITGVETFYGREFFVNKDVLIPRPETEELIEHVIQSAPDKPLSLVDVGTGSGIIAITLALELPNAQVYATDISSLALDVAKQNAEKLNANVTFLQGDFMQPVIENEINPDVIVSNPPYIEMSDKPNLSDTVKNYDPHLALFADEDGLAAYKKIIHSIPSSVKLIVFEIGYAQGQAVTRLVKNKYPKAEVAVMKDINGHDRIISVKV, encoded by the coding sequence ATGGAAAAAATCATCAAACAATACGAAGTCCTACAATGGGCTTCTCTTTTTTTAGAAAAACATCATAGGGAAATACATGTGGGGGAACTCTTGCTGCAGCATTATTTGGATATGTCGCGATCGTCCTTTTTTGCAAATATGCGAGAGACGCTTCCTGTGGATATTGTGGATAAGTTTAAAGAATCAATTGTCTTACATGCGGAAACAGGTATTCCGATTCAACATATTACTGGAGTGGAAACCTTTTATGGCAGAGAGTTTTTCGTAAACAAAGATGTGCTTATCCCGCGTCCTGAAACGGAAGAATTAATTGAACATGTTATTCAATCTGCACCAGACAAACCTTTAAGTCTGGTTGATGTAGGAACAGGTAGCGGTATAATAGCGATAACGTTGGCTTTGGAGCTACCTAATGCACAGGTTTACGCAACAGATATATCGAGCCTGGCTCTTGATGTTGCGAAACAAAACGCAGAAAAATTAAACGCTAATGTTACCTTTTTACAGGGCGATTTTATGCAACCTGTTATAGAAAACGAAATAAATCCTGATGTTATTGTATCTAACCCACCTTATATCGAGATGTCTGACAAACCTAACTTATCAGATACCGTCAAAAACTACGATCCACATCTGGCATTGTTTGCCGATGAAGATGGACTTGCGGCATATAAAAAAATTATCCACAGCATTCCATCTAGTGTAAAATTGATAGTTTTTGAAATAGGATATGCACAAGGTCAAGCAGTAACTAGGTTAGTGAAAAATAAATACCCAAAGGCTGAAGTAGCAGTAATGAAAGACATTAATGGCCACGACCGAATAATTTCAGTAAAAGTTTAA
- the rho gene encoding transcription termination factor Rho has translation MAELTISHLETLTLKEIYGLAKEYKVSYYAKLTKRELIFSILKAQAEKDGFLFMNGILEIIPSEGFGFLRPINYSPSAEDIYISASQIRRFDLRNGDRVSGKVRPPKENERYYGLLHVDAVNDDDPESAKERVHFPALTALYPDRLMKLELESKSLSTRIIDLMTPVGFGQRGLIVAPPKAGKTMLLKEIANSISKNHPNAKLIILLVDERPEEVTDIERSVHPDVDVVSSTFDEVPESHIKVSELVLERAMRLVEHKRDVIVLMDSITRLARAYNLVIPPSGRTLSGGIDPAAFHRPKRFFGAARNIEEGGSFTILATALVDTGSRMDDVIYEEFKGTGNMELHLDRNLAERRIFPAIDILRSGTRKEELLVPKSHLDKIWAVRKTMQDSQGFLDRFLKRLRGSKNNDEFFQQMDEDMTRRGTKK, from the coding sequence ATGGCTGAATTAACAATATCTCACTTAGAGACATTAACATTAAAAGAAATTTATGGATTAGCAAAAGAGTACAAAGTCTCTTATTATGCAAAACTAACCAAACGTGAACTTATTTTCTCTATTTTAAAAGCTCAGGCAGAAAAAGATGGCTTTTTATTCATGAACGGAATTTTAGAAATCATTCCATCAGAGGGATTTGGTTTTCTACGTCCAATTAATTACTCACCAAGTGCAGAAGATATTTACATATCTGCATCACAAATCCGTCGTTTTGACTTACGGAATGGTGACCGAGTATCTGGGAAAGTACGTCCACCAAAGGAAAATGAAAGGTATTATGGTTTATTGCATGTAGATGCAGTTAACGATGATGACCCTGAAAGCGCTAAGGAACGTGTACACTTTCCAGCGCTTACAGCATTATATCCAGATCGTTTAATGAAATTAGAACTAGAGTCAAAAAGTTTGTCTACCCGAATTATTGATTTGATGACACCAGTTGGATTTGGTCAGCGTGGCTTAATTGTAGCACCTCCAAAGGCTGGAAAAACAATGCTATTAAAGGAAATTGCCAATAGCATTTCAAAAAACCATCCAAACGCAAAATTGATCATATTATTAGTTGATGAGCGTCCAGAAGAGGTTACAGATATTGAGCGCTCAGTACATCCAGACGTTGACGTGGTAAGTTCAACATTCGATGAAGTTCCAGAAAGTCATATTAAAGTATCAGAATTAGTACTAGAGCGAGCTATGCGACTAGTAGAGCACAAACGTGACGTTATCGTATTAATGGACAGTATCACTAGACTTGCTAGAGCATATAACCTTGTAATACCGCCGAGTGGTAGAACTTTATCTGGTGGTATTGACCCAGCAGCATTTCATCGTCCAAAGCGTTTCTTTGGCGCAGCAAGAAATATTGAAGAAGGCGGAAGTTTTACCATCCTGGCAACTGCGCTAGTTGATACAGGATCACGGATGGATGATGTTATTTATGAGGAATTTAAAGGAACAGGAAACATGGAATTGCACTTGGATCGTAATCTTGCAGAACGACGTATCTTCCCTGCAATTGATATTTTACGATCAGGTACAAGAAAAGAAGAATTACTTGTTCCAAAATCACATCTTGATAAAATTTGGGCAGTCCGCAAAACAATGCAGGATTCGCAAGGCTTCCTCGATCGTTTCTTAAAACGCCTAAGAGGTTCAAAAAACAATGATGAATTTTTCCAGCAAATGGATGAAGACATGACAAGGCGTGGAACAAAAAAATAG
- the prfA gene encoding peptide chain release factor 1 encodes MLDRLQSLEDRYDKLNQMLSDPEVINDINKLREYSKEQSGLEDVIQVYREYKDVKEQYDDAKVMLEDKLDDDMQAMVKAEISELAEKQEELEEKIKVLLLPKDPNDDKNVIMEVRGAAGGDEAALFAGDLYRMYSRYAEVQGWKTEVIEASSTGVGGYKEIIFMISGKGAYSKLKYENGAHRVQRIPETESGGRIHTSTATVAVLPETEEVEVEIHENDIRVDTFASSGPGGQSVNTTMSAVRLTHVPTGVVVSCQDGKSQIKNKEKAMTVLRARVYDKFQREVQAEYDETRRSAVGTGDRSERIRTYNFPQNRVSDHRINLTIQKLDQILTGKLDEFIDALQMEEQTKKLEQIGE; translated from the coding sequence TTGTTAGACCGTTTACAATCGTTAGAAGATCGTTATGATAAATTAAATCAAATGCTTAGCGATCCTGAAGTGATCAATGATATAAACAAACTACGTGAATATTCCAAGGAGCAATCTGGACTTGAGGATGTCATCCAGGTTTATCGCGAATATAAGGATGTAAAAGAACAGTATGATGATGCCAAGGTTATGCTTGAGGATAAGCTTGACGATGACATGCAAGCAATGGTAAAAGCAGAAATCTCCGAGCTGGCAGAGAAACAGGAAGAACTAGAAGAGAAAATAAAAGTACTTCTTTTACCTAAAGATCCAAATGATGACAAGAACGTTATTATGGAGGTCCGCGGAGCAGCTGGTGGTGATGAAGCAGCATTGTTTGCGGGTGATTTGTACCGGATGTATTCCCGTTATGCCGAGGTTCAAGGCTGGAAGACGGAGGTTATTGAGGCTAGCTCGACTGGAGTTGGCGGATACAAGGAAATTATTTTCATGATCAGCGGCAAGGGTGCCTATTCAAAACTTAAATACGAAAATGGTGCACACCGTGTTCAGCGTATTCCTGAAACAGAATCTGGTGGGCGCATTCATACATCAACCGCTACGGTAGCTGTTTTACCAGAGACTGAAGAGGTTGAGGTGGAAATCCATGAGAATGACATTCGTGTTGACACCTTTGCATCAAGTGGTCCTGGTGGTCAAAGTGTTAATACAACCATGTCTGCGGTGCGTCTAACCCACGTACCAACTGGTGTTGTAGTTTCCTGTCAGGACGGAAAATCACAGATTAAAAATAAAGAAAAAGCGATGACAGTATTGCGTGCACGCGTTTATGATAAATTCCAGCGTGAGGTTCAAGCTGAGTACGATGAGACTAGAAGATCAGCAGTTGGTACTGGTGACCGTTCTGAGCGAATTCGCACGTATAATTTTCCGCAAAATCGCGTGTCTGATCATCGAATTAACTTAACCATTCAAAAGCTGGATCAAATTTTAACTGGAAAATTAGATGAGTTTATTGATGCGTTACAAATGGAAGAACAAACGAAAAAGTTAGAGCAAATCGGTGAATAA
- a CDS encoding GNAT family N-acetyltransferase: MELILAKDVSNTRLDQFLLNNQDVDKSLLTEKGYVVQIDEQIEGCFVLDAMENGVHWLKKLHVTKQAAHGLPVIIESILTIAKENQATCVYVHSHQPLVDILLESLQFRPQKDVKIVNIPENSNGHWWAYDVS; the protein is encoded by the coding sequence ATGGAATTGATTCTAGCAAAAGATGTATCAAATACAAGATTAGACCAATTTTTACTAAACAACCAGGATGTGGATAAGTCACTACTAACGGAAAAAGGCTATGTAGTTCAAATTGATGAGCAAATCGAGGGTTGTTTTGTCTTAGATGCTATGGAAAATGGTGTCCATTGGTTGAAAAAATTACATGTTACCAAGCAGGCAGCACACGGATTACCAGTTATTATTGAATCTATTTTAACGATTGCTAAGGAAAACCAGGCAACATGTGTTTATGTCCACAGCCACCAGCCATTAGTGGATATTTTATTAGAATCACTGCAATTTCGTCCACAGAAGGATGTAAAAATTGTTAATATACCAGAAAATAGTAATGGGCACTGGTGGGCATACGATGTATCGTAG
- a CDS encoding type B 50S ribosomal protein L31 — translation MKKEIHPEYRKVVFLDTSSDFKFLSGSTQNSEESIEWEDGNSYPLIRVEISSDSHPFYTGKQKADKVGGRVDRFKKKYNMK, via the coding sequence ATGAAAAAGGAAATCCATCCAGAATACAGAAAAGTTGTATTTCTTGATACAAGCTCAGACTTTAAATTCCTAAGCGGATCAACTCAAAACTCAGAAGAATCAATTGAGTGGGAAGACGGTAACTCATACCCATTAATCCGTGTAGAAATAAGCTCAGATTCACACCCATTCTACACAGGTAAACAAAAAGCTGATAAAGTCGGTGGCCGTGTAGACCGATTCAAGAAAAAATATAATATGAAATAA
- the spoIIR gene encoding stage II sporulation protein R codes for MKKIIFFVLIFFIIFLSMPINGASKSINDKMGYQVIPDEAIRLRILANSNGDRDQEVKRSVRDAVNASISKWVKDITDINEARELIQARLPEIKKIVADTLKEADKEQVFDVKYGPNVSFPTKLYGSYIYPAGEYEAVLITLGEGKGANWWCVLFPPLCFLDFANGTSVATVKASEVEPTEEEEKPVEAKFFLFEWLGLS; via the coding sequence ATGAAGAAGATCATATTTTTTGTACTTATATTTTTTATTATATTTTTATCGATGCCAATAAATGGCGCAAGTAAATCAATTAATGACAAGATGGGTTATCAGGTAATTCCAGATGAGGCAATCCGTTTACGAATTTTAGCAAATAGTAATGGTGATCGTGACCAAGAAGTTAAACGATCGGTACGTGATGCTGTAAATGCGAGTATCTCTAAATGGGTAAAAGATATTACAGATATAAATGAAGCACGAGAGCTAATTCAAGCGCGACTTCCAGAAATAAAAAAAATTGTAGCAGATACATTAAAGGAAGCAGATAAAGAACAAGTATTTGATGTTAAATATGGACCAAATGTATCATTTCCTACAAAATTATATGGTTCATACATTTATCCAGCTGGTGAATATGAAGCAGTACTGATTACTCTTGGAGAAGGTAAAGGAGCAAATTGGTGGTGTGTACTATTTCCACCATTATGTTTCCTAGATTTCGCGAATGGAACATCTGTCGCTACTGTAAAAGCGAGTGAAGTAGAACCTACGGAAGAAGAGGAGAAACCAGTTGAGGCAAAATTTTTCCTTTTTGAATGGTTAGGCCTGTCATAA
- a CDS encoding FMN-binding glutamate synthase family protein — translation MNLADIMTIIGFVTIAAIVIVLLIIGIYVYSIDRTQKQHPVLRNYPVVGRARYFFEKIGPELRQYFFNNDNEGKPFSRRDYQHIVKKAKYKRDIVGFGSQRDFEIAGYYVRNSMFPKLTEELKMDMKTKVTTNRYLLIKDPLFMEREERLEKHESSAYLLKEEDAIIIGPNAKYPFKLRGQIGMSAMSYGSLGDRAITALSEGLGIAKGTWMNTGEGGLSEYHLKGGVDIIMQIGPGLFGVRDPEGKFDWDELLNKSKIPQVKAFEVKLAQGAKTRGGHIDAEKVTEEIARIRKVEPFKSIDSPNRFTEFGDIPSLFGFIERIREVTGKPVGMKIVIGSIHEAEELAKHIKDLDQCPDFITVDGGEGGTGASYQELTDSVGLPIKSALPLVHTALIKYGVRDRVKIIAAGKLFSPDRIAIALGMGADLVNIARGFMITVGCIQTLMCHSNACPVGVATTDPELQKALVIGEKKWRTANYVITMRKGLFRIAASAGLDSPVHFSTEHIVYKDEKGKVSQLEEEG, via the coding sequence ATGAATTTAGCAGACATCATGACGATTATAGGATTTGTGACAATTGCAGCTATCGTAATTGTTTTACTAATTATTGGTATATATGTATATTCTATTGACCGAACACAAAAGCAGCACCCTGTTCTTCGTAATTATCCCGTAGTAGGTAGAGCCCGCTACTTTTTTGAAAAAATTGGTCCTGAGCTTCGCCAATATTTTTTTAATAACGATAATGAGGGTAAGCCTTTTTCTAGAAGGGATTACCAGCACATTGTAAAAAAAGCAAAATATAAACGTGACATAGTAGGATTTGGTTCACAGCGAGATTTCGAAATCGCGGGTTATTATGTACGAAATTCCATGTTTCCAAAGCTTACAGAAGAGTTGAAAATGGATATGAAAACAAAAGTAACAACAAACCGTTATTTATTGATTAAAGATCCATTATTTATGGAGAGAGAAGAGCGCCTAGAAAAACATGAATCAAGTGCCTATTTATTAAAGGAAGAGGATGCCATTATTATAGGGCCGAATGCAAAATATCCGTTCAAATTAAGAGGTCAAATTGGTATGTCTGCCATGAGTTATGGTTCCCTAGGAGATCGAGCAATAACTGCACTCTCTGAAGGGCTGGGAATAGCAAAAGGTACATGGATGAATACTGGTGAAGGTGGATTATCGGAGTATCACCTTAAGGGTGGTGTGGATATTATCATGCAAATTGGACCAGGGTTATTTGGTGTCAGAGATCCTGAAGGAAAATTTGATTGGGATGAACTGTTGAATAAAAGCAAAATCCCACAAGTGAAGGCATTTGAGGTCAAATTGGCACAAGGTGCAAAAACAAGAGGCGGGCATATTGATGCTGAAAAGGTTACCGAGGAAATTGCTAGAATTCGCAAAGTGGAACCCTTTAAATCAATTGATAGCCCAAATAGATTTACCGAATTTGGCGACATTCCTTCATTGTTTGGTTTCATTGAACGTATTCGCGAAGTTACTGGGAAACCAGTTGGCATGAAGATAGTTATTGGCAGTATTCATGAAGCTGAAGAATTAGCCAAGCACATTAAAGATTTGGATCAATGCCCAGACTTTATCACTGTTGACGGTGGGGAAGGCGGGACAGGAGCATCTTATCAGGAACTCACAGATAGTGTTGGGTTGCCAATTAAGTCCGCTCTTCCATTAGTTCATACAGCTTTGATAAAATACGGTGTTAGAGACCGTGTGAAAATCATCGCAGCCGGAAAATTATTTTCTCCAGACCGTATTGCAATTGCGCTAGGTATGGGTGCGGATTTAGTCAATATCGCACGCGGGTTCATGATAACAGTAGGCTGCATTCAAACGTTGATGTGTCATTCAAACGCATGCCCAGTAGGTGTTGCAACAACAGACCCCGAACTACAAAAAGCCCTTGTCATCGGTGAAAAGAAGTGGCGTACTGCAAACTATGTAATCACTATGCGAAAAGGTTTATTCCGCATTGCCGCTTCAGCAGGACTCGATTCGCCAGTGCACTTTTCAACCGAGCATATCGTATATAAGGATGAAAAAGGAAAAGTTTCTCAGTTGGAAGAAGAGGGTTAG